The genomic DNA CCCCATGTACTACTTCCTCCGCAACTTTGCTGTCCTGGAGATCTGGTTCACCTCGGTCATCTTCCCCAAGATGCTGACCAACATCCTGACTGGATACAAGACCATCTCTCTCCCAGGCTGCTTTCTCCagtttttcctctatttcttcctggGCACCACAGAGTTCTTCCTACTGGCAGTGATGTCCTTTGACAGGTATGTGGCCATATGTAACCCCTTGCGTTATGCAACCATCATGAGCAGAAGGGTCTGTATACAGCTGGTTCTTTGTTCATGGATGGCAGGATTCCTTCTCATTGTCTTTCCAAGTTCCATCACTTTTCAGCAGCCATTTTGTGGCCCCAATGTCATTAACCATTTCTTTTGTGACAACTTTCCACTCCTGGAACTCATATGTGCAGACACGAGTCTGATAGAGCTTTTGGGTTTTATTGCGGCCAACCTCAGTTTGCTGGGCACTCTGTCCGTGACGGCCACCTGCTACGGCCACATCCTCCACACCATCCTGCGCATCCCCTCGGCCAAGGAGAGGCAGAAAGCCTTCTCAACCTGCTCCTCCCACATCATTGTTGTGTCTCTCTTCTATGGCAGCTGCATCTTCATGTACATCCGGTCAGGCAAGGGAAATGAGGGGGAGGACAGGAACAAGGTGGTGGCCTTGCTCAATACCGTGGTGACCCCGATGCTCAATCCCTTCATCTACACCTTGCGGAACAAGCAGGTGAAGCACGTGTTTAAGGAGCAGGTAAACAAGCTCTTCTTATAAACCTGTGGAATTAAGAGGCTGAAACTAATATTCCCAGGAAGGCTAACACGATTCAGGCCCCTGCCAGAAATGGAGACTTTCCCACTTAGAAAATTCTCTGCTGCCATGTTTCTGGGGTGCCAGTCACTATGCAACTCAGCATAAACTCATAAGCTCTCTAGATCCCCaaagcatttttattaattatcaGATTTGAATTATTCTCTTCATTCCATCTGTGTCTGCCTGGCTTCCCAACAGAATACAAAGAGCTCTTTGGGAGCAGGTCCCAGCTCTGTAATTCACCACAAGCCTCAAGCACCAACCCATTGTCATTGACCATATAAATACTCAAAAAGTACTTGCACCCTAACTGGTTCTTTGGGATCTGTTGCTCCAACACCCTCAGAGGAGAGGGTGCTAACAGTTCTCTGTTAGCACCGCCCTCATTTCACACTTGTGCTCCTCTCACAGTAATACATCAGCAAGAACTCAACAGAGGACTAAGCCCAATTGCTTATTATTTTGTACACAAACTTCTTatgcttctttttattaaaattgataGAAATTCCTCATTCCTATTGATAACAGCTCTTCTACCTACTGCTTggttacttctctgagcctcagtcttcctgtctcttgtgcattgctggtgggaacggaaaatggtgcagccactgtggaaaactctagggcactttctcaaaaataaacatagatttACTATACAATCCAGCCTGGGTATATACTTAAAAGGACcaaaagcagggactcaaagagATGTTTGTACAttcacgtttatagcagcattattcacactaACCACAAATATGGGGACAACTCAAATGTCTGCTGATGAATAAAAGGATCAACAAAATGTGCTATAAAcatacaatggggtattattcTGCCTTGCACAGGAAGGAAATTGTGACACATGCTGcaaaatggatgaatcttgaagacattctgctaagtgaaagaagccagacacaaaagtacAAATATTGGATGATGCCATTTATGtgaggtatctagagtagtcagagtcatggagacagaaagtagactggtgGGAACCAGGGGCTAGACGTTGTGGTGGGAATGACGTATTGTTTAATGGATGCAGAGTTTTGGTTTCAGATGATGAAAAGGGTCTGGAGAGGGGTAGTGCTGATGATTGCACAGCACTGTGAATGCCGCTGAGccgtacactttaaaatggtcaaaatggtcAGTTTTATGTTCCATGTATTCTACCACGGTAAGAAAACTAGAGATTCCAGATCGAGCAAAACTATTTTATCTTtgactctccctctttctcttataTCAGACAGCCAATCCATTGGCAAATTCTGTAGATTATGCCTTCAAAATATACACAGCACCCCACCACttctaaccaccaccaccactactgtCTTTGTCCGTAT from Panthera uncia isolate 11264 unplaced genomic scaffold, Puncia_PCG_1.0 HiC_scaffold_2481, whole genome shotgun sequence includes the following:
- the LOC125917806 gene encoding olfactory receptor 49, encoding MYYFLRNFAVLEIWFTSVIFPKMLTNILTGYKTISLPGCFLQFFLYFFLGTTEFFLLAVMSFDRYVAICNPLRYATIMSRRVCIQLVLCSWMAGFLLIVFPSSITFQQPFCGPNVINHFFCDNFPLLELICADTSLIELLGFIAANLSLLGTLSVTATCYGHILHTILRIPSAKERQKAFSTCSSHIIVVSLFYGSCIFMYIRSGKGNEGEDRNKVVALLNTVVTPMLNPFIYTLRNKQVKHVFKEQVNKLFL